The following proteins are encoded in a genomic region of Buchnera aphidicola (Aphis nerii):
- the flgC gene encoding flagellar basal body rod protein FlgC gives MSLFNILDISGSAMTAQSEKINIIAKNLANSESIIYKNGKYYPYIAKRVVLTSCRSNKTGIGGVKVAAIINDKNPIQIIYDPNNPLSNKKGYVLKSNVNPISETIEHISASRAYQANIEVLKTAKYMILKTLSIGE, from the coding sequence ATGTCTTTGTTTAATATACTTGATATCTCAGGTTCTGCGATGACTGCACAATCAGAAAAAATTAATATCATTGCTAAAAATTTAGCAAATTCAGAAAGTATAATATATAAAAATGGAAAATATTATCCATATATTGCAAAAAGAGTTGTTTTAACATCATGTCGTTCAAACAAAACAGGAATAGGTGGTGTAAAAGTTGCAGCAATAATAAATGATAAAAATCCAATTCAAATAATATATGACCCTAATAATCCATTATCTAATAAAAAAGGATATGTTTTAAAATCTAACGTTAATCCTATTAGTGAAACAATAGAACATATTTCTGCTTCAAGAGCTTATCAAGCTAATATAGAAGTATTAAAAACTGCTAAATACATGATATTAAAAACATTATCTATTGGTGAATAA
- a CDS encoding flagellar hook assembly protein FlgD, with protein MSNININSSINNNIIPKNTNNLNDTHNPLNLQNNFLSLLMAQIKNQDPTDPIKNTELTSQLAQINTATGIERLNNTVSNFSDKINQNQNIQVSSLIGHRIMIPSSQVVHTKDISTEFGIDLISHATSVEIKILDEKGNPIYIKTIKNVQPGVYSFIWDGLDIDNNTVPTGKYNVSVIAKNQDKDVPVQFLSEALVNSIITSSIDPIIDLGAMGTTTLSKIYKIFK; from the coding sequence ATGAGCAATATTAATATTAATTCTTCTATAAATAATAACATTATTCCTAAAAACACTAACAATTTAAATGATACTCATAATCCATTAAATTTACAAAATAATTTTTTAAGTTTATTAATGGCACAAATTAAAAATCAAGATCCTACCGATCCTATTAAAAATACTGAACTAACATCACAATTAGCTCAAATTAATACAGCAACAGGAATTGAAAGATTAAATAATACTGTAAGTAATTTTTCTGATAAAATAAATCAAAACCAAAATATACAAGTATCTTCATTAATTGGTCATCGAATTATGATACCTAGTTCTCAAGTTGTACATACTAAAGATATTAGTACAGAATTTGGAATAGATTTAATTAGTCATGCAACATCAGTTGAAATAAAAATATTAGATGAAAAAGGTAATCCTATATATATAAAAACAATAAAAAATGTTCAACCTGGTGTATATAGTTTTATATGGGATGGTTTAGACATAGATAATAATACTGTTCCTACTGGAAAATACAATGTTAGTGTAATCGCTAAAAATCAAGATAAAGATGTTCCTGTTCAATTTTTATCTGAAGCATTAGTAAATAGTATTATTACTTCTTCTATAGATCCTATAATAGACTTGGGTGCAATGGGGACTACAACATTATCAAAAATTTATAAAATTTTTAAGTAA